From one Mycosarcoma maydis chromosome 17, whole genome shotgun sequence genomic stretch:
- a CDS encoding putative nuclear cap binding protein subunit 2, producing the protein MSHILEPLDAPSSYRDSRSQSSRQEQQQALRQTSTLYLGNLSFYTTEEQIYEVFGRVSSVSTGGGIKRIIMGLDRNTKTPCGFAFVEFYTHAEAVDCMRYVSGSKVDERVIRCDLDPGYKDGRQYGRGRSGGQVRDEYRQEYDAGRGGWGHNRLREEEERKRMEEEQKRRSEREQLYQEGVVGMDTGGGGMVPMGGAYEYSELEGDARGHAGENGAHHNGWDAQGAARAERAPKRDRSYDDDEDQQLYGKTEKNPRFRDNDDDDADQV; encoded by the coding sequence ATGTCGCACATTTTGGAGCCGCTCGACGCTCCCTCTTCCTATCGAGACTCTCGCTcgcaaagcagcaggcagGAACAGCAACAGGCGCTGCGTCAGACGTCCACTCTGTACCTGGGCAATCTTTCGTTCTACACAACCGAGGAGCAGATCTACGAAGTGTTCGGTCGCGTCTCATCGGTCTCGACTGGTGGTGGCATCAAGCGAATCATCATGGGGTTGGATCGAAACACAAAAACGCCGTGCGGGTTCGCATTTGTCGAATTCTACACTCACGCCGAAGCGGTCGACTGCATGCGCTATGTATCCGGTAGCAAGGTGGACGAACGTGTGATTCGATGCGATTTGGATCCGGGCTATAAGGACGGACGACAGTACGGTAGGGGCCGAAGCGGAGGTCAGGTGAGAGACGAGTATCGACAGGAGTACGATGCAGGTCGAGGCGGGTGGGGCCACAACAGGCTGagagaggaggaggagaggaagaggatggaggaggagcagaagAGAAGGAGTGAGAGAGAACAGCTGTATCAGGAAGGCGTTGTGGGCATGGACAcgggtggtggtggtatGGTGCCCATGGGTGGTGCGTATGAGTATAGCGAGTTGGAGGGCGATGCCAGAGGCCATGCGGGCGAAAACGGTGCACACCACAACGGCTGGGATGCACAgggagcagcaagagccgAACGCGCCCCCAAAAGAGACAGGAGCtacgatgatgatgaagatCAACAACTTTACGGCAAGACTGAAAAGAATCCAAGATTCAGAGAcaatgatgacgacgacgccgaccAGGTGTGA
- a CDS encoding cell proliferation protein CDC123 (related to CDC123 - protein controls the cell cycle by controlling eIF2gamma abundance), producing the protein MSDAEVDNGVESADPLTPPNSALYWTSYGTWYPIFRKHAPKSTVIDIGTVQPELIHWLDSDTFILPEGSGPGTSSAQICSSSCSSSSCSSSAQAESEEDAQIKEAIQLSALDAEIRRVVSNYDGAVFPKLNWSAPLDSGFMLPGNNLQCLHPEDVYLLLKSSEFVGRDLEQISHMTAPCSGASDVQGAQSVGPQLVLKKWFGLNKSYEFRCFVRSHSLIAITQRDVTFFDHLQSRTLQSQIKNAICTFWTDVLLAAKQHAKWQLADYAFDVYLTKDLGRVWLVDINAWLPRTDPLLFDFQELDALHRADKARKTTLPSATLVHEQQQTLQTAQNLPFTRSNHAAGQDRFQHVEFRILSDRRLQSCGGTGATYSSNMVPKDLVDFAKGSTATNAAKDMSVEQIVEWWNNQVDSQDPPEH; encoded by the coding sequence ATGAGCGACGCAGAGGTCGACAATGGGGTGGAGTCTGCCGATCCTCTTACACCGCCCAACTCAGCCCTCTACTGGACATCGTACGGCACATGGTATCCTATCTTTCGCAAGCACGCCCCCAAGTCTACCGTGATTGACATCGGCACCGTTCAGCCTGAATTGATCCACTGGTTGGATTCGGATACTTTTATCCTGCCCGAAGGAAGCGGGCCTGGAACATCGAGCGCTCAAATTTGttcatcgtcttgctcttcgtcctcttgctcgtcgtcggctcAAGCAGAGTCAGAAGAAGACGCACAAATTAAGGAGGCAATACAACTCTCAGCACTCGACGCAGAGATCCGGCGTGTGGTGAGCAACTATGACGGAGCCGTATTTCCCAAGCTGAATTGGTCCGCACCGCTCGACTCGGGATTTATGCTACCTGGAAACAACCTTCAATGCTTACATCCAGAAGACGTCTATCTTTTACTGAAGAGCAGTGAATTTGTAGGTCGTGATCTGGAGCAGATCTCGCACATGACCGCACCGTGTTCTGGCGCAAGTGACGTCCAAGGAGCGCAAAGCGTTGGTCCGCAGCTCGTGCTGAAGAAGTGGTTCGGCTTGAACAAGTCGTACGAATTCCGCTGTTTCGTCCGCTCGCACTCGCTCATCGCTATCACACAACGAGACGTCACATTTTTCGACCACCTCCAATCTCGCACATTGCAGTCGCAAATCAAGAACGCGATCTGTACATTTTGGACAGACGTATTGCTTGCAGCTAAGCAGCATGCAAAGTGGCAACTGGCAGACTACGCCTTTGACGTTTATCTGACCAAAGACTTGGGCCGCGTATGGCTGGTCGATATCAACGCGTGGTTGCCAAGGACCGATCCGTTACTGTTCGATTTCCAAGAGCTTGATGCACTACACCGCGCAGACAAAGCTCGAAAAACCACCCTGCCAAGTGCAACTCTGGTGCACGAGCAACAACAGACGCTCCAAACCGCCCAGAACTTGCCCTTTACTCGATCCAACCACGCCGCAGGCCAGGACAGATTCCAACACGTCGAATTTCGCATCCTCTCCGATCGGCGGCTGCAGTCTTGCGGCGGTACAGGCGCCACTTATAGCAGCAACATGGTCCCGAAAGACCTGGTCGATTTCGCCAAAGGCAGCACCGCCACTAACGCGGCCAAAGACATGTCGGTGGAGCAGATCGTTGAATGGTGGAACAATCAAGTAGATTCCCAAGATCCGCCAGAGCATTAA